A genome region from Triticum aestivum cultivar Chinese Spring chromosome 2B, IWGSC CS RefSeq v2.1, whole genome shotgun sequence includes the following:
- the LOC123046976 gene encoding BTB/POZ and MATH domain-containing protein 2-like produces the protein MSTSDAELLAALRAAGREHLSASTVARRQETGSHLFRVANYTEVKATVPNREHVESSTFTVGGHEWRIDCYPNSCVKPHNGCISLFLRRTSSSAPHFLRRGAGSAKADVAMASIKFSVLDRDGNPARTQSSPPRQFASGDDWGWTDFMRSDELDKEKERYLKDDCLTVLCDVTVDLGLRTDSCTEVAAAAAPEPTGEWPPPPFELDGELTTAIWKKQRADVRIEVGGETLAAHRWMLEARSAVFKEDLSLAFAAAGHGKQTAELRIEDMDAEVARTLIRFIYTDALASDMKQQLDAATAMAERLLVAAHRYKLEKLKHICEEALCRHIGMSSVAATLALAERHRCAVLKKACMQFISSPANLVAVVATDGFEQLKIGCPPDLVDLMAKHLAKVGAVDQSTFVPFTTF, from the coding sequence CTCGGCGTCCACCGTCGCCCGGCGGCAGGAGACCGGCTCCCACCTGTTCCGGGTCGCCAACTACACGGAGGTCAAGGCGACGGTGCCCAACCGCGAGCACGTCGAGTCGAGCACGTTCACCGTCGGTGGCCACGAGTGGCGCATCGACTGCTACCCGAACAGCTGCGTCAAGCCGCACAACGGCTGCATCTCCCTCTTCCTCCGGCGCACCAGCAGCAGCGCCCCCCACTTTCTCCGACGTGGTGCCGGCAGCGCAAAGGCCGACGTCGCCATGGCGTCCATCAAGTTCAGCGTGCTGGACCGGGACGGGAACCCGGCGCGCACTCAGAGCTCGCCGCCGCGCCAGTTCGCGAGCGGCGACGACTGGGGCTGGACGGACTTCATGAGGAGCGACGAGCTGGACAAGGAGAAGGAGAGGTACCTCAAGGACGACTGCCTGACGGTCCTGTGCGACGTCACCGTCGACCTCGGCCTGCGCACCGACAGCTGCACCGaggtcgctgccgccgccgcgccggagccgACGGGCGAGTGGCCGCCCCCGCCGTTCGAGCTAGACGGGGAGCTCACCACGGCCATCTGGAAGAAGCAACGGGCGGACGTGAGGATCGAGGTCGGCGGGGAGACGCTGGCGGCGCACCGGTGGATGCTGGAGGCCCGGTCCGCCGTGTTCAAGGAGGACCTCTCGCTCGCCTTCGCGGCCGCCGGCCACGGCAAGCAGACGGCCGAGCTGCGCATCGAAGACATGGACGCCGAGGTGGCCAGGACCCTGATCCGGTTCATCTACACGGACGCGCTGGCGTCGGACATGAAGCAGCAGCTGGACGCGGCGACGGCCATGGCGGAGCGCCTGCTTGTGGCGGCGCACAGGTACAAGCTGGAGAAGCTGAAGCACATCTGCGAGGAGGCGCTGTGCCGGCACATCGGGATGAGCTCCGTGGCGGCCACCCTGGCGCTGGCGGAGCGGCACCGGTGCGCGGTGCTGAAGAAGGCGTGCATGCAGTTTATTTCTTCCCCTGCTAACCTAGTAGCCGTCGTCGCGACCGATGGCTTTGAGCAGCTGAAGATCGGTTGCCCCCCTGATCTGGTCGACCTCATGGCCAAGCACTTGGCCAAGGTTGGAGCGGTAGATCAGTCCACGTTCGTGCCATTTACTACCTTCTAG